In a single window of the Prochlorococcus marinus str. AS9601 genome:
- the rpsF gene encoding 30S ribosomal protein S6, with translation MTDQQSYYETMYILRPDIAEDEVTNHIDKYNKLLEEFGGTILDSQMRGKRRLAYQIAKHREGIYVQLSHQGDGQHIFKIEKAMRLSEDVIRYMTVKQEGPLPTPRPSNKSTSQSENNDNPDAKVESKEKQPVASADSSTSSKDDAGTKENAES, from the coding sequence ATGTATATCCTCCGCCCAGACATTGCGGAAGATGAAGTAACTAATCACATTGATAAATACAACAAGCTTTTAGAAGAATTTGGCGGTACTATTCTTGATAGTCAAATGAGAGGTAAGAGAAGATTAGCCTATCAAATAGCAAAACATAGAGAAGGTATTTACGTGCAACTAAGTCATCAAGGTGATGGGCAACATATCTTCAAAATTGAAAAAGCAATGAGACTAAGTGAAGATGTTATTAGATACATGACTGTTAAACAAGAAGGTCCTTTACCAACCCCAAGGCCTTCGAACAAGAGTACATCTCAATCAGAGAATAACGATAATCCAGATGCGAAAGTTGAATCTAAAGAAAAACAACCAGTAGCAAGTGCAGATAGTTCAACTTCGAGCAAAGATGATGCTGGCACTAAAGAAAATGCAGAATCTTAA
- a CDS encoding argininosuccinate synthase, producing the protein MQQLKKVVLAYSGGVDTSVCIPYLKNEYGISEVVTFVADLGQGEDLELVRQKALNSGASKSIVGNLVNSFVERYAFPAIRANALYLDKYPLSTALARPLIAENLVNIAREINADAVAHGCTGKGNDQVRFDLAINALGPDLKIITPAREWNMSREEAILYGEKFGIPAPVSKKSPYSIDVNLLGRSIEAGILEDPMQEAPEDIFSMTSSVNNSPDSHQDIEIVFKNGFPVGINDQFLTPVEIIQRANNLAGKHGFGRIDMIEDRVVGIKSREIYETPGLLLLIKAHKELESITLNPDVIDFKGMVEKKWGQLVYQGFWFGPLKESLDAFISSTQTSVNGRVKIRLYKGNAIVIGRMSENNSLYREDLATYSKDDVFNHSLAEGFIYMWGMSNKIWAELNSKTKD; encoded by the coding sequence ATGCAGCAGTTAAAAAAAGTTGTACTAGCTTATTCTGGTGGCGTAGATACGAGCGTTTGTATTCCATATTTAAAGAATGAATATGGAATTTCAGAAGTAGTTACTTTTGTAGCAGATCTTGGACAAGGCGAGGATTTAGAACTTGTTAGACAAAAAGCTTTAAACTCTGGTGCATCTAAATCAATCGTTGGCAATTTAGTTAATAGTTTTGTTGAAAGATACGCTTTTCCAGCCATTAGAGCAAATGCATTATATTTAGATAAATATCCTTTATCTACTGCTCTTGCTAGGCCTTTAATTGCTGAAAATCTCGTAAATATTGCTAGAGAGATTAATGCCGATGCAGTAGCTCATGGATGCACTGGTAAAGGGAATGATCAAGTTCGGTTCGATTTAGCAATTAACGCTTTAGGTCCTGATTTAAAAATAATTACTCCTGCAAGGGAGTGGAATATGAGTAGAGAAGAGGCAATATTGTATGGAGAAAAGTTTGGTATACCTGCACCAGTATCAAAAAAATCACCATATTCAATAGACGTTAACTTACTCGGTAGGAGTATTGAAGCAGGTATATTAGAAGACCCAATGCAAGAAGCACCTGAGGATATTTTTTCGATGACATCATCAGTTAATAATTCACCTGATTCTCATCAAGATATAGAAATTGTTTTCAAAAATGGGTTTCCAGTTGGAATTAATGATCAATTTTTAACTCCAGTAGAGATCATTCAAAGAGCTAATAATCTTGCAGGTAAACACGGTTTTGGAAGAATAGATATGATTGAGGATCGAGTAGTAGGAATTAAAAGTAGAGAGATTTACGAAACACCTGGCCTCTTACTTTTAATCAAAGCTCACAAAGAATTAGAGAGCATTACGTTAAATCCTGATGTTATCGATTTTAAAGGAATGGTGGAAAAAAAATGGGGTCAATTAGTTTATCAAGGTTTTTGGTTTGGTCCTCTTAAAGAAAGTTTAGATGCATTTATATCATCGACTCAAACTTCAGTAAATGGAAGAGTAAAAATTAGACTTTATAAGGGAAACGCAATAGTCATTGGGAGAATGTCGGAAAATAATTCACTTTACAGGGAAGATTTGGCAACTTACAGCAAAGATGATGTATTTAATCATTCTCTAGCAGAGGGTTTTATTTATATGTGGGGTATGTCTAATAAAATATGGGCTGAGTTAAATTCAAAAACAAAAGATTAA